A region of the Gimesia sp. genome:
AAGTGGGTGATTGTTCGTGACCGTCTTGCCTTCATACTGGTTGATGAAACCGCCGTTGTCCGACATCAGAAGCACCGCGGTCCTGTCGTCCAGTTTCAACTCTTCCAGCGTTTTCAGAATCCGGCCCACGTTCTCATCCAGGCTGGCCACCATCGCCGCATACTCGGCGTTCTGCCAGGGAGAGTCCGGCTGGATTTTTTTCTCGTACGCTTTCACCACATACGGCTTCCCCTCGATGGGTGTGTGCACCGTGTGATAAGCCATGTTCAGAAAAAAGGGACGCTTACCGTTAGCCGACGACTTCAGCAGGCGGATCGCTTCGTCCGTCAGCCGATCGGTCAGGTAGTCGTCTTTGTCACTCCGCTCCAGCACACCCGGCACATAGCGAAACTCGTGTCCGTAATGTCTGTCCCCGGCAAAGGGATAAAAGAACGTCTGCGGTGCGCCCCACAGTGTGCCGCCGATGTTGACTTCAAAGCCGTGACTCTCAGGATAAAAGCCCGCTTCGCCCAGATGCCATTTGCCGACGTGCAGCGTCCGGTAACCTGCCTGGTGCAGCCGTTCGGCGATGGTGGTTTCATCGTGCGTCAGGTTGGGCAGCGACTTCCCTTCGATCAGCGGCCGCTTTGTTTTGCGGTGCGACTTGGCCTGTTCATGCCAGACGGTCATCTTCAGTCGGGCCGGGTTCTTTCCCGTCATCAGCGAAGCCCGCGTCGGACTGCAGACCGGCGAAGCCGCGTACGCCTGCGTGAACTTCATGCTCTCTTGCGCCAGTCGATCAATGTGCGGCGTCTGATGCAACGTATTCCCGTAACAGGCCAGGTCGTGGGCGCCGAGATCATCGACGATGATATAGACCACATTCAACGGTGCCGCGGTCACAACCATCGGCATGCTCAGCAGTAACACCACAAACCAGAACACTCTCCCGGCGAAGCGCACCATCGGGGACTCCTCTGTCGTTTACATAACTCGTTGAAAAGAAAGTCAATTCAGCAGCAATCTGAATTTTAACCGAACTTGGAGTGGTTCGCGAATGAAATGACAACGAGCGCCCGCTCTCTGACAATTCATTTGGTGACAGATCAGCAAGCAGGCTGCGCGGTCAGAAACCAGTATTTCCACCAGATCGGGCCGATCAGGCACTGGCATGTGTTTTGCGACAGTCTGTCACACAGAGGCGATTGCGGCTGTAGCCGCTTTAAAAAGAATCCCTCACCAACAAAAAGGAGAACGCCATGAAATATGTAACCCCCTGTTGTCTGTGTCTCAGTCTGTTCCTGGTCGCTTGTGCGAACGAGGATACTTCTGAAACGGTCGTCGTGAAAAAACCGATCACTGACCCGGTAACCGAAGAGGACGTTTCTAAGGAATTCGGCGAAGCTTACGACACCACTAAAAAGTTCACGCAGCAGAAGCACGATGAATACGCGGCCAAGCTGGATGAACAGCTCAAAGAACTGAACGTCAAAATCGATCAACTGCAGGAAAAAGGCAGCGATCTGAAAGATGACGCGAAAGTCAAATGGAACGAGCAGATGGACGAATTGAAAGTCCAGCGCGACCACGTAAGTGAGAAACTCGAAGAGTTTA
Encoded here:
- a CDS encoding sulfatase, with protein sequence MVRFAGRVFWFVVLLLSMPMVVTAAPLNVVYIIVDDLGAHDLACYGNTLHQTPHIDRLAQESMKFTQAYAASPVCSPTRASLMTGKNPARLKMTVWHEQAKSHRKTKRPLIEGKSLPNLTHDETTIAERLHQAGYRTLHVGKWHLGEAGFYPESHGFEVNIGGTLWGAPQTFFYPFAGDRHYGHEFRYVPGVLERSDKDDYLTDRLTDEAIRLLKSSANGKRPFFLNMAYHTVHTPIEGKPYVVKAYEKKIQPDSPWQNAEYAAMVASLDENVGRILKTLEELKLDDRTAVLLMSDNGGFINQYEGKTVTNNHPLRSGKGSLYEGGIRIPLLVRWPGVTTADSVCGEPVVTSDLYPTLIDLLELEADQEQRDGVSLKPLLTGSTQKLKRDRLHFHYPHYYPTTTPASAMRAGNWKLIHYYEDDRNELYDLSRDPSETTDLSAEKPEQAQQLWNQLHAWLKGVDASFPQENPERRK